Within Aspergillus oryzae RIB40 DNA, chromosome 2, the genomic segment GAGAAACGCAGCTGCACCCAAGAAATCACCAGTCACCGGTTGATGCGTGGTGAAGGCGTGTGTTCCGCCGTTTGGAGCCGCGATGGCCGATGGGTCGTTAGCGGTGGCGGCGATGGTCTGGTTAAGGTCTTCTCGAGGTAATCTTCGAGATAACGAGGGCTTCTACTGTCGATGTATGATTTTACTCTTATATTCGAGCTGATATTCTTCTTACGCTGTATTTCTTGGACGCATGAATGGATGAGCGCTTGGCGAATTCTTGAGCATTTCCAGTGATCTCTTACCTGGCATATGTTCCTTTCTACATGTGTGGTTATAgtttctttttatcttcATAATCCGGTATCCCTTTTCAATTCCCCTAAACATATCCACCCTGCATTACTGTTACTATTACTACCCCGGCTTATATGAAATGACGAAGGGTGTCTTCTGTGCTTTAGAGttttcattgtcttcttgTTCACACCAACTGGTTACATTTGCGATTCATGTACCCCCTGTGACCCGTTCTTTTGAGGTGCTTTGGCATCGTGTGTGATGGCTACACCGGCATACCTTAAGCCGCCACTCTTCTAACCCTTATTAGCAGCCTTAAACCATGGTGATCCGCAGTTTGGCCTCTACACCCATGCCCTGTAATATagtctctttttcttttccgttttgCGGACCTTCCGCCGATCCGAACATGGACCCCTTTCACTCTCGCCGATATACCGTTGGGAAGGATGCTAGACACTACAGCAACAGGGCAACCGGGATTCGATTCCGATCTACTCAGCTAGCCATAGAATACCACAATTTATGTCATTATTACAAGAAATACCACAGTACGTTTATTTACTCATGAGTAGGAATATTCGACTTCGTATCCGGACCTTATGTTCTCATAAGAAGAGGTATCATAACACAACACCCAAGCCATACAAACCAAATCACCGACTCGAACTCCAAGCCTCCTTAAACAAGCTCCTCAACTTCGTCGCCTCCTCATTATCCTTAATCCTCTGCGCCAGGAATCCCTCCAGATCCTCCCAGAAGTCGTCTGTCTCCAGAACACTCTCCCCACTAGGTCCAAGAGCAGCCTTGGGCGACGCACCACGATCAACCATCTCCTGAtcctcatcaacaaccttcgCGCCACCCATAATCATAACCCCAAACTCAACTTCCTTCCCACCAGCCAGCATCTCCGGCTCATCAGCCAATATCTCCGAGATAGTCTTCCCCGTAACCGGCTTGCGCTTATACAGGatcttgatcttgtccagagGAATCTTGTTCGATTGAGCGTCTACCACACGGTCCCGCACTGCATCCTTGAGGTCCTGAACGGAAGTCGTAGAGATAGGCTTGTTGGAAAGCTTGATTTCAAGGACAGGATTCCGCGCGGATTTTAAGTTCACGGTGATTGATTTGGCGGAGCCGGGGGCTTGAGCCTGTTTCACTTTCTTGGGCATTTCGGGGTGGGGGGCTGGCATGCGGGGGAGGAGGTACTGATGTGAGACATGTTTAGTATGAACATCATTCCTTGGGGCAGCTGGTTTTAGATGTCTGAGATATTTATACGTACAGGGACTCGCCCGACTCGTTCTGGATCGATGACATAGTCGGCGGGGAGCTTGATAGGGCGGGAGTCCAGGGAAGAGATGAATGATTTGATAAAGTTGACTTCTGCCATGGCGGCCGCGGGTCCGGAGGTGTACATTGTAAAGTGATTGTATAGAGGTGAGGGAAAGCAAACGAGCGATTGGATGCTGTGTCACATTCAGTTAGACATCCCGCATTTTGCCCGATTGGGTTGTTGGTGAAGCTGACTTGCGCTATCGGGtttctgcctcaggcattAAGAAACAATGCTGGGCTCCGGCTTCCACCGCCTGCCAGGAACTATCTGCCGATGTTGACCGCccggagaaaaaaaaagtgaaagggtaaaaaaaagtttAGATCCTTTTGGAGAACATACAGCTAtaccctcttttttttttttctgttttattCATCCACAATACACCACTTGTCGCAATGGGTAGGGGTCGTCGTATGAAGAAGCAGGGCCCTCCGGCCCCGCTTGATGAGTCTAAGATCACTATGCTTaagaagcgcaaggctgGCGAGACTGTATCGAAGACGGAAGCGGGCAAGAAGCGGAGAAGAGCCGAAGTTGAGGAGGAGCCTTTGAAGGAagcgccgaagaagaaggtcaatgCGGCTGTCAATGGCAAGAGCAAAAAGGAGGTTGCTGTGCCGGAGACtaagggcaagaagaaggccgtggaacagaagaagcccTCGTTTATGGACTCgagcgatgaggaagacgaagagatgTCGGATCTTGACAACGAGGAaatgctggatgatgagTTCGGTGATCTCGATGGCGTCAGCGATGGTTCAATGGATAGccaggatgaagacgatTCAGAGAACGATGACTCGGTTATGGAttcggacgaggaagaccaTCCCCGCCAAGCGATGTtctccgatgacgaggatctTTCCGATGCGGAAGAAAAATTGACGGCAGCAAACATCGAGGGATTGTCCCGGAAATtggatctggagaaggaggccgaagaggaagaggcagaGCGCGAATTGCAGGAGTCCGCCATGCAGACAAACATCGCCGGGGACCGTCCCGATGTGTTTGGGGATGGTGAAGGATCTGGTCCAGGCCTGGCTCCTGacctgcagctcctccgtACAAGAATTACAGACACTATCCGTATTCTGGGTGATTTGAAGACATTGGGACAGGCTGGAAAGTCTCGCGCCGATTACGTATCACTGCTTCTGGACGACATCTGCACTTACTACGGATATACGCCATTCCTCGCAGAGAAGCTGTTTAACCTTTTCACACCTATGGAGGCTTTCGCCTTTTTCGAAGCGAACGAAACCCCTCGTCCTGTTGTCATCCGTACCAACACACTGCGCACTAACCGTCGCTCTCTGGCTCAAGCACTTATCAACCGTGGTGTTGTGCTCGAGCCTGTCGGAAAGTGGTCCAAGGTCGGTCTCCAAGTATTCGAGTCTGCCGTTCCTCTTGGTGCCACACCAGAGTATCTGGCTGGTCACTACATTCTGCAAGCTgcctcttccttcctccccgtCATGGCATTGGCCCCTCAACCTAACGAGCGAGTTCTCGATATGGCCTCTGCCCCCGGTGGTAAGACCACATACATCTCCGCATTGATGCGTAACACCGGCTGTGTGATCGCCAACGATGCCAGCAAGCCCCGTGCCAAGGGTTTGATCGGTAACATTCACCGTCTCGGCTGCAAGAACACCCTCGTGACCCACCTCGATGCCCGCACAGCCTTCCCCAAGGCCATGGGTGGTTTCGATCGCGTCTTGCTCGATGCTCCCTGTACCGGTACTGGTGTTATCTCCAAGGATCCTGCCGTCAAGACCTCCAAGACCGAACGCGATTTCCTCGCTATCCCCCACATGCAGCGTCAGCTGCTCCTCGCTGCCATCGACTCCGTCGACCACTCCTCGAAAACAGGCGGTTACATCGTCTACTCTACCTGTAGTGTAACTGTCGAGGAGAACGAGGCCGTCGTCCAGTACGTCCTGCGCAAGCGTCCCAACGTGAAGATCGTCGACACCGGTCTGGGTGACTTCGGCAGCCCCGGTTTCAAGGAATACATGGGCAAGCACTTCGATGCTAAGATGACCATGACCCGCCGCTACTTCCCCCACCGCGAGAACGTCGACGGTTTCTACGTCTGcaagttgaagaagaccgGACCCAGCCCCACAGACAAGAAGCCCGAGGGCGAAGCCGCCTCCGAGCCTAAGTCCTCTGAGGCTCGCGCTACCCCCAAgtccgacgacgaagatgtcATCGACAAGACCCCAATCACCGATGATGACGGCAACGTCATGGAAACCGAGGGTGGCTCTTTCGGTCCC encodes:
- a CDS encoding uncharacterized protein (predicted protein) codes for the protein MAEVNFIKSFISSLDSRPIKLPADYVIDPERVGRVPYLLPRMPAPHPEMPKKVKQAQAPGSAKSITVNLKSARNPVLEIKLSNKPISTTSVQDLKDAVRDRVVDAQSNKIPLDKIKILYKRKPVTGKTISEILADEPEMLAGGKEVEFGVMIMGGAKVVDEDQEMVDRGASPKAALGPSGESVLETDDFWEDLEGFLAQRIKDNEEATKLRSLFKEAWSSSR
- a CDS encoding S-adenosylmethionine-dependent methyltransferase superfamily domain-containing protein (tRNA and rRNA cytosine-C5-methylase (nucleolar protein NOL1/NOP2)), translating into MGRGRRMKKQGPPAPLDESKITMLKKRKAGETVSKTEAGKKRRRAEVEEEPLKEAPKKKVNAAVNGKSKKEVAVPETKGKKKAVEQKKPSFMDSSDEEDEEMSDLDNEEMLDDEFGDLDGVSDGSMDSQDEDDSENDDSVMDSDEEDHPRQAMFSDDEDLSDAEEKLTAANIEGLSRKLDLEKEAEEEEAERELQESAMQTNIAGDRPDVFGDGEGSGPGLAPDLQLLRTRITDTIRILGDLKTLGQAGKSRADYVSLLLDDICTYYGYTPFLAEKLFNLFTPMEAFAFFEANETPRPVVIRTNTLRTNRRSLAQALINRGVVLEPVGKWSKVGLQVFESAVPLGATPEYLAGHYILQAASSFLPVMALAPQPNERVLDMASAPGGKTTYISALMRNTGCVIANDASKPRAKGLIGNIHRLGCKNTLVTHLDARTAFPKAMGGFDRVLLDAPCTGTGVISKDPAVKTSKTERDFLAIPHMQRQLLLAAIDSVDHSSKTGGYIVYSTCSVTVEENEAVVQYVLRKRPNVKIVDTGLGDFGSPGFKEYMGKHFDAKMTMTRRYFPHRENVDGFYVCKLKKTGPSPTDKKPEGEAASEPKSSEARATPKSDDEDVIDKTPITDDDGNVMETEGGSFGPFEEDDDADRIARAERNRLRRKGINPKAVLNKPSKKSKSEPESTEESKDSESSAPEPKKKTATTTPEKAKKAQKNTKPKSQESTTPEKKSEGSTPEKKKSKSQASTTDKKKAKKSTK